The Carassius gibelio isolate Cgi1373 ecotype wild population from Czech Republic chromosome B18, carGib1.2-hapl.c, whole genome shotgun sequence sequence tGCAtcaaaactgcactttccacatgtacagcgtaaaaaaaataaataaatagacgacaaagtggaacttagtcattttcctaaaccgctaagcaaatatatacagtttcagtacatatcacatagagacgcctttgctgatgctgctcttgttaaatttcagcctctggatctgtgtcacagcttccaaacgctctcaacacaaaagcctactggcgctcgtgattctttagctccgcccacacgttacgcctctaggcgctcgtgtttttccgggaaaaatcagtacagactatctttctcttataaatataataaaaataaagactttttggagttatgaaggatgcagtactactctataggtactcaacaataacaggatattgagtgaaaacgagcatttcaccccccttttaagacatttttaactttaaacgatCAGGTTACAATATAACacccgtttcacacatactccgtctgcagtgcgtatgcgttgtgTATTTTTTTGACacacccatgttaacagattccagcgttcacactgcacgtgtTTGCGTTTCGTCAAtgcgttccaggagcagtgcgtctgcagcagtgcagcgatcgtttatgtaccgagtctatttttgctgcgctgcacgcgctgaattaaagtgacagcgcattgttcACGGTAAAAATCAACATGGATTGACAccgaaatgcagtcatttcacaatacatgtatactaattaaagcctactgtgtttcacacgcaacacatgggttttggctagatttaaaacaagaaaaagagcaactttagagaaacaaggcaacattatATATGCAGGCAGAAAAACGAAGTTATTTAAGACCCGTtggattgcgtgtaataaagctttaaatgcaaaaggcacgagagtcgactgtttctgtcagtggtgagttttaattttaaatgtttgtgatatcctaacaagaaaagcaggctaatgttgtgtttaaatgagttgcagcttgtttcagcaatttattataaacaattgcagtcaaatgcatgagtaatacgttgtttatatttgaatttaaatatgtctctgaaagattgttactgtactgggatgaaagagtatcacaatgctgaaaaCGCTTTTtgatttggtttttttttttttctttttttttttttacatgatttgatatcaaaataatggacaaatgttgtgttttgtggcttaaacagccgcggatcagtagcggactgcaaacgcgtcctgtatGAAAGCACAATGAGTGTGTGCTGCTCCAGGAcaacatacgtaacgcacacggactgcatacgcactgcagacggattatatgTGAAACTTTGTGAAACTCTAAGAAAactattgctttctccagtgaaaaagtcatctcatatgaatcaggagagaaatatgcaaagattGAGCACTATGTTAATGCGAGAAGATATtgaagcaagtgatgtaatacaaaATTTCTTTAAATCCTCTCCAATGGAGAataaaactcatctacatctaaaTCTGAGTAAGCTTTGAGaaaattttaaattttgattgaaCTGTTCCTTTATGTACATATTATTATTCTGGGATACGATATTCCATGCAACATCTTCTGGTTGTATACTGCAAATCTGTCATATGTAACAGGTCATTCCAGTATTCCATGCATGCATATGATTTACATACTGtagaaataaaaattcaacaCATCTATGATGCTCACATTTTGTCTAGGTAGTTGCTAAGTAGATTTTGCAGCACAAAGGAAATCGAAAGTGCTGCTGGAATGCAGATGCATGAAAAacaattctgtgtgtgtgtgttttatgtgtgtgtcacAGGTTCACATCTCTGACAATAAACATGATAAAGACATCTGGACTCCAAAAAACACTCAACAGACATGGAGGGCGGAGGTAATAATACGACCACAATGATAGAAACATACATGGATGGTATTATGTTATATTACCTTGGTACATgtttaataaacataatatttccTTGGtatttgctcaaaaaaaaaaaaaaaaaaaaaacagcaccaaggtatttttttagtgtaatagTGTTAGTGTACTAGTTTGTTATATTTCTGTCACTCAGAGCTCTGAATGCATGATCTGTTGATGTGCATACGCTGTAAAGATGATGGTGTTAATCCACATGAGTATGTCACCCAAGGCTCTTCAGCAAGAGATTTGCCATCTTGTTTAATTTAGCAAGACTCTGTGTCtctattttaaatgtgacatgtGAGCTGTACATTTTTGTTCATTCTATATGTTTGTTGGTCATTTAAAAGAATATTTGGGCTTCCAAATTATTTAAGCACTATGGATAACATGACATTTGTGATTACTACAGAAAATGACTTTGGATAATTGACTTTAACAAACACTAATGCGCTTACACTGGAAGTCTATGGGGAAAGTTACTCcagttatatgtaaataaatgtaaatagtacATTTAGCCAGTAGCTAAATACTTTTTACAATACTTTTCTACCTAATTTACACAGTCATGACCGGAATTGAGATCACactttttaaacagtattttaatgtttattccaGTGTTGTGTCTTACCCCATTGACTTCAATGGTAAATGCATCAATGTacctaaacatgtttttttcccttttttttgcagtctgGTGGATGACATAGCTTATAATATTATAGaatattaaaaagtgaaaaaaactgtatgtgtgtgtttgctgcagtATAAAGGAATGGCGAATCTTCACATCTTTGAGGACTGGTGTGGCACGTCTATATCTCAACTACAGAAGAATCTACATTATCCGTTATATCCTCACGTAGGTGTTTTATCTGTATAGATGACATATCTGTCATATCTGTACCCAactcttttaaatattaataataataaatgtttcttgaacagccaatcagcatattagaatgatttctgaaggatcatgtgacactgaagactggagtaatgatgctgaaaattcagctttggatcacaggaataaattacattttatgatatgtatttaaatataaaacatttattttaaacaataaaaatatttaacagtattactgcttttgctgtatttttgatcaaataaatttatatatatatatatatatgtatatatatgtatatgtatatactttatataatttcagctttatttgaataaacaaatTTGGTTAACAACCCTGTTAACAACCTACTTTACTTTCAATATTAGATTTGTTTGCATTGTATTtgatatgtttttatttctgtagacTCGTACAACTGTGAAGAAACTTGCTGTGTCACCCAGCTGGACCAATTATGGACTCAGGATATTTGGATACATACATCCTTATACCGATggtttgtctgtctctctttcacacacacacacacacacacacacacactagggctgCATTATAAATCACATGCGTTTATCatgcgtatctcgtcagtaaatctggttcactgacaagctatgcaatatcacaTTCACTATCAGCGATGTATGGCATGCGCTAATGAAAGCTGTTTGCGTAGCTTGCCAGTGCACAtgctggagatttactactaatcacagaaccagctttactgatgagatacaCATGATAAAcgcatgcgatttatcgtgcagtgCTAACATGCACATATTCAGATTGTGTGCCATTGTCACACTGTTATCCCTTCCCTTTGTTTGGCAGGTGACTTTCTGTTTGCAGTGGCGTCTGATGATAACAGTGAGTTCTGGCTCAGTGAAGATGAGAATCCAGACAATCTGAAGCTCCGCGCTTACGTCGGAAAGGTTGGAGAGAAAAGTGTCAACTTTATAATTGCTTTAATGTAGATGTGTGAAATGCATGCACTGAATTTTGTGTGATTCCTCCATTTTTAGACAGGCAGAGAATGGACTGCCCCAGGGGAATATGGGAAATATGCCAGTCAGATATCAGATCTTATTCcgtaagtgtgtttgtgtttcataaTGCTGCAGGGAAGTGCTCACACATCTGTCCAAGTTATGACCACATACCTCGGTGATGAAAACTATTTTTAGATTCCGTATGTGTAGATTCACAAGGTGCTGCTTGTGTCCTGATGATCACGGCACACAGTGGGATGTCATTAAAAGTATTCTTCTGTTATAAGATGATTTGTAATAGTGCAGGTGTGTGTAACATAcgtttaaataaataacttgaattaaagggataggtcacccaaaaatgaaaattcagtcatcatttaggTACTCACTTAGAGACCTGCACGGGATGTTATTTTCTTCCGCCCGCATAATCCCACGAGTAAACatataagtagttttttttttttttaatactttgcaTATTCTGCCTGATACTAGCCTAataagttatataataataataataaacctggatttatttcatgttcaaaggaaaagTAGCCTAGGGCCTAATACTACTTAAGAATGCCTTCTTTGCTTTTAGCAATTCcttcaaacataaaacaaaaacatatacttattccttaataacaaaataaaccaattttaaatatttaacaaaataattaaataaataaaaataaactgaataaactaaaaaaaactgtacGACTACTTAATGTGCCCATGGAGAACTAGCAAGTCATTCACTGATGAGGGCTCTTTGCTCTAGTATGCGACCGCAAATACTTAAAGCCCTCTCCGAATGTGCGCTAGAAGCTGGAATGCAAAGTACATGGCGTGTTACTTTGCTTAATCACGGAAATTCTTGACATCGTCTTTTTTAACCATCCCtatatcaggaaaaaaaaaaagcatgaaacttttttaaaatgtaattatttatttattaaatgtaacattattttagaataatatataatatcatatataaatatatattaattgatGTTTTATTAGAATagttaatttatttctattttgttttcaACTAATTTCTAATTCCTAATTgtctgtttaatttaaaaaaaaattttgtctATATGGTAAAGCATAATGAGAATGCAATTTGTGAAGTCACTATAaagatttttgtattattattatttgtattatttaaaatttaaaatacctaaaaaaagattttttaaatgttttttcatgtttatctTTTAATGTAAAACTATTGAGTTGCATTAGAAGCTTAACATATAAAAGTTTCAAAGATCTAATTGTGttcatgaaaaatgaataaaagttcacttttttattgttttacagtctgcaaaagaacaataaatatttctttgAGCTTATCCACAAACAAAACGATCAGGGAACGGATCATGTGGAGGTTGCGGTGAGTGTGTTCgctgagagtgtttgtgtgtgattggtcGGTGTACACCGTTATGACACGGTCTGTCTTTACTCACAGTGGCAGCTCAAACAGATCGGGAGTGGATTTTCAATCATCGATTCCAAGTTCATCTCCCTCTAcaccagtgagtgtgtgtgtgtgtgtgttattctggGATGTGGTTGCATAAATGTCAGGGTAGTGTTAGGATGCTTGGAATAGCTGCTCCTGTCTACACACACGTCCTGAAATAGAGCTAATGATGGGGTAGTCACCACTGCACAACGTGCGTGTGTTGTCCTCTTATTGCTTCAGTTGAAGTGTGTCAATCCAGGCTTTTGCGTTCATTTCTGTGTAAACATATGCTTATGTAGTTCTCGTtagttcttgtttttgttttcacactTTCTTAAACTTTATCAGTTTATCGACGCGTTTGCCTTCGTTATTGCAAACTACATTAGTaagaatttttattcatttaaaaactgctgaagttgaataaaaatataacaggaaaaaatttgatgtttattttgaattttaactcaaataaaaaacttttgttaaaatattaaaatgtagtgCATGCAGTGTGTGTTGTTACAAACATGATGTCATGTGACAGTGGAGCATACTGCGGTTTGAAAAGGTTTACATGTAACATTTATCATGCTTTTAAAAGTGTTTGGTCATCTCAGAAATGTTGCAGCTTTAACCCTCTACATTTTTCCTGCATCTTTTAGCAGTTTGAACAGTCTACAATACTTTGGATGGTAATGTGCTTTCAAACTGATGACCTCATTTTTGTATGACACAatttacacgtgtgtgtgtgtgtgtgtgtgttcattcagaCGAGTCCTTGCTGAAGACTGTAGATGTCAATCACATTCCTCAGACCTTTGCCAGTCATGTGACTCCGCCCCAGAGGTCGTCTGAGACTCCGCCCCATGGAGTAGACATGCTGAGAGCAGATCCTCGAGACTCATTTCATCAGGGTGAGAACTTCAGACACAAACTCACTTTCACTCAACACCATTTAAACATTATAAACCAACAATGCAGACATGCTGCGCTATTAAACATTGAACTTAACTCCTTAAAATGAAACCCTCAGGGCATTCCAGGCCCACATGCTGATATTTTTTCAGTGGAAGCACTTTCCAAATAAAGATGGTTCCTGTTGACCATGTCTGTCAAAGTGGTCCAGAATATATGCAGACGGGACATGAATTCAGTGCCACCTTCTGGCAGAAGAGACATTGTTACAGTGGTTCTTAGCCTTTTTGAATTGAAGACCGTTTGCTCAAAATTGTACTTTAAGCTCATCCCCCCAgtccatattatatatattatattttattatttctactgtaattatGACAAAGCAGCTTGTTTTCAAACTACTTTTTATTGACAGAAAAATGGGAAACcttacaattaattaaattatataaccaTAATCAAAATTTTTAATTTCACGATATTTAAGAATTGTATGTTTTGtaagaattgtgtgtgtatatatatatatatatatacatacatacatacatatacatatacatatacatacatatatatatatatatatatatatatatatatatatatatatatatataaacatcacaCCCACAGATCTATTTCTCTTTGGGGCACCTGGTGTATTAAGATctcaaatcaaataataaatgtatatatataaaaacattacaatgtattacaaacatttttggtgttaaattattttgacacataaaataattaatgctagatatttcaaatatattaaattaataatttcaagAAAAATGTGCATtagataattaaatttatataattaatatacattaaattgtgcatgttgttgttattattgttaattagaaatcttagtaataatagtaatgatgTGTTATAATGTTTTGTGTCTATTTGTATATGTAGTTCCTTTATTGGACCGGACGCGTTTGCAGGGAGTTTTACCTGACTGTATTTATAACCCCAGCTACATCATAAAGGGATATCCTCTAATGCGCTACCAGGGCCTGCAGTTTGTAAGTGTACATCgttagaaaattaataaaaaatttaagtgtatGTTGTTGTGCCTATGCGTTTGTGATCTTGATCGATCTAATCTGATGCAGGTGCACCTAACGTATGTGTATCCTAATGACTACACACGGCTCACACACATGGAGAACGATAACAAATGTTTCTACCGTGGGAATCCATACTACCTGGAAAGGTAGACACACAAATACTGTACACCACCATTCATATGCTTGGGCTTGGTGtggctttttatttataaattttttttaaaagtatctcATGCTCGCCAAGGCTATATTTATTCGATTAAAATACAAGagcaacagtaatattgtgaaatattgttacaatcaGGGGAGCAGTTTTCTTTTTGaatgtgttttgaaatataatttcttcctgtgatgcaaagctgaatgtccaacagccattactccagtctttagtcacatgatccttcagtaatatttataatatgctgttttatttaaacatcatttgaaatggaaatgttttgtaaaattataaatgtttcttttgatcaatttaatgcatccttgctgaatcaaagtattatttctttaaataaaatcttactgacaccaaatGTTTGATCACACCCACTGATCTATCTCTCTTTGGGGCACCTGGTGTATTATGATCTCAaatcaaataatttgtttttagatACGGCTTCTCAAACTATATTCAGCTGGATTTGCCTGAAAATGAGGAGAGAGTCATCAAATACAAAGGTACAGCATACATTTAAACATCATTCACAATGCAAAACTTCCTTAATGCAACAGGAATATTTTGTAGGAAATAATGATCAtgaattttgaaaataataattattaaaaatgtataatgatgAACCGTGTGCAGTAAGATTAAATATTAGATTAGAATAATTATATTACAGTAAGTACACTTATTGAAACGTGGTCAATTTTGTTGTCTTCAAGTCCCAACAGCTTGATGGTTCAGAACTTAAATCCCATTTCAAAACACTTAATGCTTGTCTTTGTCTTCCTGTAGGAGATGGCATGGAAGGAAGAGCCATAAACCTGGGCAGAGATGAAGATGAGGGCTTGCAGAAAGCTGGAAAGTATGAGGAGAAGCAACAAATGAAAGATAAGGTTCTCCAGGAATATGGAGATGATTATGATGATTACACGATGCAGAGACGCCGTAAACTGTATTCTGTTCAGAAACATGGCAGCATCAGAAAAAAGAGGCAAGACCGGGAACTAGACAACAGATTTCAACAGATGGACCAAGACAACCAACCTAAGGCAATCCAAAAACCGCCTGAAGAACCACAGAACCAGCCAGAGGAACCACAGCAGCAAccaagaaagaagaagaaaaggagaCGTCCTGAACAAAACCAGAAGGACCAACACTACCTCCAAAACCCACCTTCTGAGGTGAAGAACTATGACCAGGGAAGAGAAAAAGACTCACAGCGGTTTCAGAATCACGTCATGGAGAACATACCTGACCGGCAGAATCCAGGACCAGCTCAAAGAGAAGATCACTTGAGTCCAGAAGTGAAACATCAAGTGGACCAATCGCTTAATGCTGGAAGAATTGAGCTCCACCAACATGAAGCCAAATACCACAACAGTAGTAATGGGAATCCAAATTTTGTTGCAGTTGGAGACAGAAATATTCCTGTGGAGAACATACGAGAAGCCAATGAATTGAAGCAAAGATCAGTGACCAACCCTGCCATGTTTGATGAGGACCAGAGGGAACGTCATGACCTTGTGAATCGGATGGGTAATCGTAAAGTCTATCTAGGTGAACCTGTGGAGAAGACACCCAAGAACTCTAGATTAGATGAGGTGAACGTAAAAAAGGCAAGGCTGGAGAACACTGCAGATGAGCTGCCATCCTTGAATGGGAATGAAGTCAAAGCTGAACCAATGAAGAGGCGCAAACACTCAAAACATAAAGCAGATGAAGCCCTGCACGTTTTGGAGAACAACCCAGAAAAGGCTGTAGTAGATGACATCAATATTCCAATCAAGAACAATAATGTGGCTTTTCATCTTCAGATTACCCAACATCCACTTCAAAACCCATTGTATAACGAGACCAATGAGCTTCAGGCATTGGTCATCACAGCTCCTTCTAACAAAGAATATAACAACCGCTGGGATCACATGAATGATGGCAGAAAGGAAAAAGAGATTCAGGATAATGCGATGCATATAGAAGAGGTTGAAGATGGAGGAGATGGAGGAGATGAAGAAGACTCTTGGGTCAAACAGGGTTTCTCAGAGGAAGACGACTATGACCTCACAAACAGGGCTGTGTTTGACGTGGAAGTCAAGTGGTCTCAGACGTTCCAGGCCAAACCTCTAGATCTGCACGCCTTGCGCTCCGACTGGATCGATCTGAAGTGTAATGTGTCTGGAAACCTGCTGCTCGAGGAATCGGAAGCGTTGTCTGTAGTGGAAGCTTTCATGAAGAAACTAAACAAGAAATTTCCAAGGTAGGCCAGCTGTTCAGCAGGAATCAAATATTGAATGAAATCAGCAGTTCATTCACTCTGTGAGCTGCGTTTGGAGTGGAATACTACCATACTGAATAATACACCGTTTATACAGTGTACTTCCTGGGATTTTATTGATAATGTATTAATTTGCATCAAAAgggtatttttattcagcaagggcacaTTACATTGATAAAGTCACTACATAATGCTACTttaatttcaaacaaatgctgttctttttataaaagaatcctgaaaattaaacattgcagtttccacagaaatttACATTGTGAATAATATGAAATacttttgagcagcaaatcggcatattagaataatttctgaaggatcatgtgacactgaaacctggatgatgctgaaaattcacctttgcatcacaggaagatatttaattaaaaaatatattactgtagAAAATGGGTGTTTGAAATTTTATAACATTATTGTATAACTGTGTAAAATTGCAAATTTAAAATTGTTGTCCGTAGTGTGTGCTTTTTTAGTATTTTCTTCATATACCATTTTAAATGGTATTTGTCATGCTGATCAAAAGTTTTAGTTAATAGTATTTTCAGATTCGCCGTCATAATGGAAATTTGTCATGCAGTACGCTCTATTTCTATAATATTGCATACATACAGAAAATCAGTGCACAGTAAAAATGGTATGTACTGTATAGTATAGTATTAGTATATAGTATTTATGCAATCCTGAACATTTCAATTCATCTTTGACAttaactggtgtgtgtgtgtgtgtgtgtgtgtgtgtgtgtgtgtgtgtgtgtgtgtgtgtgtgtgtgtgtgtgtgtgtgtgtgtgtgtgtgtgtgtgtgtgtgtgtgtaggcagtTCTCTCTAGAGCGTATTGTGAACATTGCGAAGAAGCCTGATTATAATCGTGGCAGTAGATATCTACTGGAACTGGACCTGCAGGAGGCTTCAGGACGCCACCTGCGTCTGGTTCAGTACATCTATGTGAAACGAACTGAAGATCGGGGTTTTCACAAAAAGCAAAAGGCTCAGGACGCAGAACTTAAACTTTGCAATCCATATCGCTTCTACTGGAACCCGACTGCTACCGTCCACTTCATCGTCCCAGGTAGCACTCTCATATCGAGTTTTATTCAAGATGCTTTCTTACACACCCTGGTGAAGAAAATGACTTGTGCATGTTTCTGAGTAGACTGCATGAAACACCTTCAtaaggtagtgtgtgtgtgtgtgtgtgtgtgtgtgtgtgcatgcagtgAAGAACCAGGCCCGTTGGGTGCAGCAGTTTATTTCAGACATGGAGGAGATGTACCGCACCACTGGAGATCAAAACTTCAATGTCATCATTACTGACTATGAAAGCACTGATATGAACATAGAACAAGCTCTACAGAACTCATTCTTGCCTAGGTACATTGACcagttcataaatacacactAAGTAGAGTGATCCTTCATGAGTTCGTTTTCCTGATCGTATGGCACATTGACATTGTTCATATTTCTTTCTTAACCTGTGGAGAAGTCACATTACTACAGCTTCTTAAAACGAGACCCCACTTTGAGTCCATTTCTATTGTGTATCCCATTTCAGGTATCAATACCTCAGGTTAAGTGGGAACTTCGAGAGATCAGCAGGACTGCAGGCAGGAATAGACCTCATTTCTGTAAGTTTAAGACAAAATAACACACtgtacttacaaaaaaaaaaaaaaaaggcttaaataCGTGTTCAAAACATGACAGGATCTTCAGTGAAAATGAAGGCTGAACTAATTCAAGATGATGGATGTCACTCATTTGCAGCTTATAAAGGTCTGTCTCTTTCTCAGGATGATCACAGCATTGTGTTTCTCTGTGACCTGCACATTCATTTCCCTCCTGGCTTCATCGACACTGTGAGAAAACACTGTGTGGAGAGACACATGGCCTTTGCTCCGATAGTCATGAGACTGAACTGTGGCGCTACACCCCTGGAGCCTGATGGTGCAGTCTTGCACACACAAGATAACATGATAACACGATAACACCACCATATACAACATAGAATTAGATTCATGTATATCCAcacatacactattgttcaaaagtttggggttcatAAGATTTGTTTAATGTCTTTGTCAttattaccccagtcttcagtgacgcatgatatttcagaaataattctattggtgatttagtgctcaaaaaacatttcttatttttatcagtgttgaaaatggttgtgctggtAATGTGCAGGTTATTGGGAGGTCAATGGCTTTGGTCTTCTGGGCATTTATAAGTCAGACCTGGACTCCATCGGGGGCATGAACACCAAAGAATTCACTGACCGCTGGGGCGGAGAGGACTGGGAACTACTGGACAGGTCAGTCATGGGACAATACACTAATATCATactaataataagtataataagTTCATTACTAAAACGTTAATCATTTATTAGCTTGATCTCAGTCTGTATGCGTAATtagattaatatattaatataataataatagttttttttgtttttagatttataaaaataaaacttaatataataaaaaaaatatatggtataAACTTAcactaaaatagtaaaataaaatattttattcatttatttctgtgctaatttatattttgaatcagttttttttttatatatatatttgaattgccATCATTCACACTATAAAatgttctatataaataaacttgccttgtaTAGGATATTAACCCTTGAAcatcaatttaaaaaagttattctgaagaCCAAAATGTccatgtaagaaaaatgtcatgaaaatgttaatgttgcATTTGTTCTCATTTTAATGAAGACCCTTGGTTGATTATTTATggagtaaaactttttttttttttttgtgaaacaaaaTAAAGTGAGAGATTTTAGTTTATGAAAATGAtttatgagctttttttttttaaaagtatttaaaaaaaaaacacatgttgaACAAAAAATTGCTAGAAAATTAAATTCATAAATCTAAACAagctgtgttccaaatttgaggttgatatgTCCAAAAATGAGCTTTTACTAAGATTTTGTTTGGGTGCAGTACTGACATTTTTCCATTAGATTGCCAGCAAAGCTTTTCTGGCATACACAGTGGTTTGATTTATGATTTGCAGTACAGTACAATTGTTCTCCCTCAAACATTACAGCGatgcacacacaatttttttttagtacacaCATGCAAAACCACACTCTGACATCCATACCCGAACACTCAAACAATTATAGTTGTATCATTTATTCAGTTGCctctaaaatacag is a genomic window containing:
- the b4galnt3b gene encoding beta-1,4-N-acetylgalactosaminyltransferase 3; translated protein: MMLNFFPVRKFKRNGRYIVFGAVLMVAFLAAYLQFMAVNEWSSPGVTVRTESIGWANAPAQRAVHISDNKHDKDIWTPKNTQQTWRAEYKGMANLHIFEDWCGTSISQLQKNLHYPLYPHTRTTVKKLAVSPSWTNYGLRIFGYIHPYTDGDFLFAVASDDNSEFWLSEDENPDNLKLRAYVGKTGREWTAPGEYGKYASQISDLIPLQKNNKYFFELIHKQNDQGTDHVEVAWQLKQIGSGFSIIDSKFISLYTNESLLKTVDVNHIPQTFASHVTPPQRSSETPPHGVDMLRADPRDSFHQVPLLDRTRLQGVLPDCIYNPSYIIKGYPLMRYQGLQFVHLTYVYPNDYTRLTHMENDNKCFYRGNPYYLERYGFSNYIQLDLPENEERVIKYKGDGMEGRAINLGRDEDEGLQKAGKYEEKQQMKDKVLQEYGDDYDDYTMQRRRKLYSVQKHGSIRKKRQDRELDNRFQQMDQDNQPKAIQKPPEEPQNQPEEPQQQPRKKKKRRRPEQNQKDQHYLQNPPSEVKNYDQGREKDSQRFQNHVMENIPDRQNPGPAQREDHLSPEVKHQVDQSLNAGRIELHQHEAKYHNSSNGNPNFVAVGDRNIPVENIREANELKQRSVTNPAMFDEDQRERHDLVNRMGNRKVYLGEPVEKTPKNSRLDEVNVKKARLENTADELPSLNGNEVKAEPMKRRKHSKHKADEALHVLENNPEKAVVDDINIPIKNNNVAFHLQITQHPLQNPLYNETNELQALVITAPSNKEYNNRWDHMNDGRKEKEIQDNAMHIEEVEDGGDGGDEEDSWVKQGFSEEDDYDLTNRAVFDVEVKWSQTFQAKPLDLHALRSDWIDLKCNVSGNLLLEESEALSVVEAFMKKLNKKFPRQFSLERIVNIAKKPDYNRGSRYLLELDLQEASGRHLRLVQYIYVKRTEDRGFHKKQKAQDAELKLCNPYRFYWNPTATVHFIVPVKNQARWVQQFISDMEEMYRTTGDQNFNVIITDYESTDMNIEQALQNSFLPRYQYLRLSGNFERSAGLQAGIDLISDDHSIVFLCDLHIHFPPGFIDTVRKHCVERHMAFAPIVMRLNCGATPLEPDGYWEVNGFGLLGIYKSDLDSIGGMNTKEFTDRWGGEDWELLDRILQGGLEVERLYLRNFFHHFHSKRGMWNRQMLRNT